A single genomic interval of Stieleria maiorica harbors:
- a CDS encoding polyprenyl synthetase family protein, giving the protein MDASETFRDRSDTVQVDAHYRAGDTRSGGSRSGFSGSGGSRGDSHPAPPTDPGGREQGGQATAPPAAALLQRLYAPILNPLAEVEARLRSELQSPLEGVSALLRHGVALGGKRLRPAIHLLMADALGGVRPSNVVIGAVLEMVHTATLVHDDVLDDAATRRHVPTINAQWNNHTSILLGDYLFAQSFQLAATLESTRTCQWVGQAARLVCEGELRQVLGRDDVEIDRDTYFEIIQGKTAELCRVACSLAAAEAGCDADTIARLAEYGNSLGIAFQIADDFLDLWGDDHTVGKTLGTDLDQGKITLPVIRLLETATPTKRTAILEVLRGPAADRHAQIRGWLDQSDAREFTAQTAADFKQRALDAITELPSGAAKHCLAEIAEFSIQRSF; this is encoded by the coding sequence ATGGACGCTTCCGAGACATTTCGAGACCGATCCGACACGGTTCAAGTCGACGCCCACTACCGGGCCGGCGACACCCGTTCCGGCGGCTCGCGTTCAGGCTTCTCGGGTTCGGGCGGCTCGCGAGGCGATTCCCACCCGGCCCCCCCGACCGATCCCGGTGGGCGTGAACAGGGCGGTCAAGCCACGGCCCCGCCGGCCGCCGCTTTGCTGCAACGACTCTACGCCCCCATCCTCAACCCGTTGGCGGAGGTCGAAGCTCGCTTGCGGTCGGAATTGCAGAGCCCACTCGAAGGGGTCTCGGCGCTGCTGCGTCACGGAGTCGCTTTGGGCGGCAAACGACTCCGGCCGGCGATTCATCTGCTGATGGCCGACGCCCTGGGCGGAGTCCGGCCCAGCAATGTTGTGATCGGAGCGGTCCTGGAAATGGTGCACACGGCGACCTTGGTGCACGACGACGTGTTGGACGACGCCGCGACCCGCCGTCACGTCCCGACGATCAACGCCCAGTGGAACAATCACACCAGTATCCTGCTGGGTGATTACCTGTTCGCCCAAAGTTTTCAATTGGCCGCAACGCTTGAAAGCACCCGCACCTGCCAGTGGGTCGGCCAAGCCGCGCGGTTGGTTTGCGAAGGGGAATTGCGACAGGTGCTCGGCCGCGACGATGTCGAAATCGATCGCGACACCTATTTCGAAATCATCCAGGGAAAAACCGCCGAACTGTGTCGGGTGGCCTGCTCCCTGGCCGCCGCGGAGGCGGGTTGCGACGCCGACACGATCGCGCGACTGGCCGAATACGGCAACAGCTTGGGGATCGCGTTCCAGATCGCCGACGATTTCCTGGACCTGTGGGGCGACGACCACACCGTCGGCAAGACGCTGGGAACGGACCTGGACCAGGGCAAGATCACGCTGCCGGTGATCCGGCTGTTGGAAACCGCCACGCCGACCAAACGCACCGCGATTTTAGAAGTGCTCCGCGGTCCGGCCGCCGACCGCCACGCCCAGATCCGTGGCTGGCTGGATCAGTCCGACGCCAGAGAATTCACGGCTCAAACGGCAGCGGACTTCAAACAGCGCGCCCTGGACGCGATCACCGAATTGCCCTCCGGCGCGGCCAAGCATTGCCTGGCCGAAATCGCGGAATTCTCGATCCAACGTTCGTTCTGA
- a CDS encoding M42 family metallopeptidase, with product MQDKARAFFDQAIATPSPSGYEERIQQLNRDYITPHADRVRIDVHGNLIAESGDVDGPRLMLAGHCDQIGMLVSYIDENGFVYAQTIGGWDPQQLIGQAMSIWTQAGEVPAVISRKPIHLLNDQERKKVVSLDEMWLDVGATNDQQAAEKIRIGDPVTLDLRMRPLMNSLVSGPGMDNKTGMWTVIEALRRAKELAGTDGLACHLHSVSTVQEEIGLRGAKTAAGGIDPSVAIAVDVTHASDCPTIDKNKQGDIRLGGGPVIFRGPNINPKVAARLMELADANEIPYQRAAIGRATPNDANVLQLHGAGVATGLVAIPNRYMHSAVEAISIDDIDHVAQLLARFAAALKSEDDFTPGG from the coding sequence ATGCAAGACAAAGCACGTGCCTTCTTTGATCAAGCCATCGCAACACCCAGTCCGTCGGGATACGAAGAGCGGATTCAACAACTCAATCGTGACTACATCACCCCCCATGCCGATCGCGTTCGCATCGATGTGCACGGCAACCTGATCGCCGAGTCGGGGGACGTCGACGGTCCGCGATTGATGTTGGCCGGACACTGCGACCAAATCGGAATGCTGGTTTCCTACATCGATGAAAACGGTTTCGTTTACGCTCAGACGATCGGCGGCTGGGACCCTCAGCAATTGATCGGCCAAGCGATGTCGATCTGGACCCAGGCCGGTGAAGTTCCCGCGGTCATCAGCCGCAAACCGATTCACTTGCTCAACGATCAGGAACGCAAAAAAGTCGTCTCGCTGGACGAGATGTGGTTGGACGTCGGTGCCACCAACGACCAGCAAGCGGCCGAGAAGATTCGCATCGGTGACCCGGTCACCTTGGACCTGCGGATGCGTCCGCTGATGAACTCACTGGTCAGCGGCCCCGGGATGGACAACAAAACCGGGATGTGGACGGTGATCGAAGCCCTTCGCCGCGCCAAGGAACTGGCCGGCACCGATGGCCTGGCCTGCCACCTGCACAGTGTCTCCACGGTCCAAGAAGAAATCGGCCTGCGGGGCGCCAAGACGGCCGCCGGGGGCATCGACCCGTCGGTCGCCATCGCCGTCGACGTCACCCATGCCTCGGACTGTCCGACCATCGACAAAAACAAGCAAGGCGACATCCGCCTGGGCGGCGGTCCGGTGATCTTCCGCGGCCCCAACATCAACCCCAAAGTCGCCGCGCGGTTGATGGAACTGGCCGACGCGAATGAAATCCCCTACCAACGTGCGGCCATCGGGCGAGCCACCCCCAACGACGCCAACGTCTTGCAGCTTCACGGCGCCGGCGTCGCGACCGGATTGGTCGCCATCCCCAACCGCTACATGCACTCGGCCGTCGAAGCCATCTCGATCGACGACATTGATCACGTCGCACAACTGTTGGCCCGTTTCGCGGCCGCTCTGAAGTCAGAGGATGACTTCACGCCGGGGGGGTGA
- a CDS encoding glycosyltransferase family 2 protein: MSPTRLSIVLPVRDRQDEIAQRVESVLEGLVDLTSEVAEVIVVNDGSRDDTQEVLETLQVKYPQVRIARHDRPRGMEAAGQTGLERATGELVFIQESDSELRMEDVRRLLLMSEDESVVAARAESRQEPIAPALLRRLRQWGTDKHTQVELRADQCPPCSVQMIRKPHLQRLSAPRGKRYWLQGQTDRIHAVERAAGGARAQVEARAKVQKPAR; this comes from the coding sequence ATGTCGCCGACAAGATTGTCCATCGTTCTGCCGGTCCGCGATCGGCAGGATGAAATCGCACAGCGGGTGGAAAGCGTCCTGGAGGGGCTGGTCGATTTGACCAGTGAAGTGGCGGAGGTGATCGTCGTCAATGACGGCAGTCGGGACGACACGCAGGAGGTTTTGGAGACGCTGCAGGTGAAGTACCCCCAGGTGCGGATCGCGCGCCACGACCGGCCGCGCGGCATGGAGGCGGCCGGCCAAACGGGTTTGGAACGGGCGACCGGCGAACTCGTGTTCATCCAGGAGAGCGACTCCGAGCTGCGGATGGAGGATGTTCGGCGGCTGTTGTTGATGAGCGAAGATGAATCGGTGGTCGCCGCCCGCGCCGAAAGCCGCCAGGAGCCGATTGCCCCGGCACTGCTGCGGCGGCTAAGGCAATGGGGCACCGACAAGCACACCCAAGTCGAACTCCGCGCCGATCAATGCCCGCCCTGTTCGGTGCAAATGATCCGCAAACCGCATCTGCAGCGTTTGTCGGCTCCCCGAGGAAAACGCTATTGGTTGCAAGGCCAAACCGATCGCATCCATGCCGTCGAGCGTGCGGCAGGTGGCGCGCGGGCACAGGTCGAAGCGCGGGCGAAGGTACAGAAGCCGGCGCGATGA
- a CDS encoding response regulator, translating into MKVFTTGQVAKICKVAPRTVSKWFDSGRLKGYRIPGSQDRRIPREYLIKFLKEHGMPLGDLEDEAMAKCLIVAQDQVLIENLKRELPPEKSFKVAVAASGFEAGIQAESFTPDCIIVDFSIGKIEAVQICQNLRKNADFTDVILIALLPDDGQPMSFDRSSINETFKKPFDAHLLAERLRTLVGAKKELV; encoded by the coding sequence ATGAAGGTCTTTACGACTGGACAGGTCGCCAAGATTTGCAAAGTCGCACCCCGAACTGTTTCGAAATGGTTCGATTCGGGGCGTTTGAAAGGCTACCGAATCCCAGGATCACAAGATCGTCGTATTCCACGTGAATACCTGATCAAGTTCCTGAAGGAACACGGCATGCCGTTGGGTGACTTGGAAGACGAAGCGATGGCCAAGTGCCTGATCGTCGCCCAAGATCAAGTTTTGATCGAGAACCTCAAGCGTGAATTGCCGCCGGAAAAATCGTTCAAGGTCGCCGTGGCCGCGAGCGGTTTCGAAGCCGGAATTCAAGCCGAAAGCTTCACGCCAGACTGCATCATCGTCGACTTTTCGATCGGCAAAATCGAAGCCGTGCAAATTTGCCAGAACCTGCGCAAAAATGCCGACTTCACCGATGTCATTCTGATCGCGCTGCTGCCCGATGACGGCCAGCCGATGAGTTTCGATCGAAGTAGCATCAACGAGACGTTCAAAAAACCGTTCGACGCCCACCTGTTGGCTGAACGACTGCGAACGCTCGTCGGAGCAAAGAAAGAACTGGTGTGA
- the moaC gene encoding cyclic pyranopterin monophosphate synthase MoaC yields the protein MVDVSGKRVTERTATASSRIMMNAQAAELVRQGTSRKGDVLAVARLAAIAATKWTPHLIPLCHAIPIESVEVQFDWADHPQPSPADASRPQSTDQLICRVTCVTSGKTGIEMEALTAASVASLTVYDMLKSVDRAMQIGPTQLEGKAGGQSGTFVRQPPTQG from the coding sequence ATGGTCGATGTTTCCGGCAAACGCGTCACCGAACGCACGGCGACGGCATCGTCGCGGATCATGATGAATGCCCAGGCAGCCGAACTGGTGCGGCAGGGAACCAGTCGCAAGGGCGATGTGCTGGCCGTTGCTCGACTGGCCGCCATCGCGGCAACCAAGTGGACGCCCCACCTGATCCCCCTCTGTCATGCGATCCCGATCGAATCGGTCGAAGTGCAGTTTGACTGGGCCGATCATCCGCAACCGTCACCGGCCGACGCATCCCGACCCCAATCGACCGACCAACTGATCTGCCGGGTCACCTGCGTTACCTCGGGCAAAACCGGAATCGAAATGGAAGCCCTGACCGCCGCGAGTGTCGCTTCCCTGACCGTGTACGACATGCTGAAATCCGTTGATCGGGCCATGCAGATCGGCCCCACACAGTTGGAAGGCAAAGCCGGCGGCCAGTCGGGGACCTTCGTGCGCCAGCCCCCAACCCAGGGCTGA